From Alloacidobacterium dinghuense:
GGTATAGCTACCGTTGTAGGAGTGCGGACCGGGAATCACGCGCTCATCTTCCTTTCCCTGGCGGCCGATCAGCGCGGATGCAAGAAAGCCATCAGAGCCCTCGGTGCTCTGGTGCTTGATCCCGATTTGCACGGCAAGCCCTTCCGGCAGCAGCACCTGAGTCATAACGCTGTGCGTGTCCCACGTATTCCAACCGCGCGCCAGCTGATTTTGCAATTGCGAATACTCAGGCGAACGCGATTGCGAAAATGCTGATCCGAGAAGGAGAAAACTGAAAAGCCACAGAGCAGAGGGAAATCGCAGGGAGCAGACTTGCATTTGGGGAGTGTATACCGTAAAACTCCCTCCGAGGACAATCACCAAGCTACTTTGCCGGTGGTGAATCTACTTCCACAAGTTTGAAGTGCTTCTGTTCCATTTCTTTCTGTCGCGAGGTTTGCTTCAAGTCAGAGAGTTGCTTGACCCACTGTTGCACCTCGCGCTGGCCCTCCGGCCCGGAATGTCGAAGAGCGATGATCAAGTGATACATCGCGCTCTGGTCGGAAGGAAAATACCGCAAGGAGGCCCGGCTCTGCTCAATTGCCAGATTGTATTGCCCGGAACGGATGTATATGTCGGCGAGCAGGTCTCTGGCTCCGACCATGTCCGGTTTCAGTTTCAAAGCCTCTTCGGCGGCTTTGATGGCTTCATCAGAGACAACATTGTCCGTCGCCGTTCTTTGCTCGAAAAGCAATTTCGCAAGCATGAAGTGCAGTTGCGGGCTTTCCGGATGCGCTTTCAATTGCGAGCGCACTTCCAACAACGCTTGATCGAGATTGTTTTTGGCTATCTCGGCAAGGTCGATTCCATATGCGCTCAGGCTCTGCGCCGAATCTAACTGCTCCGCTTTCCTGAAGTCCGCCTCAGCCTGGTCGTATTGAGCTAGCTGCGCATAGAGCAGGCCGCGGGCAATGTATAGCGAAGGATCATCCGAGATGCGTTTCAGGCCGGCGTCAAGCATATCAATCCCAACCTGAAAGGACTCATGATCCAGGCAGAGCGTGGCAAAGGAAACATAGTAGCTTGCTGCGGTTGGACTCAGCACGATGGCCTGCCGAAGAAGTTCGACTGCCTTGGGAGTATTGCCCAGCCCCTCGTACGCTTCAGATGCCAGGCTCAAAAGATCCGAGTCCGGCGAATCTGCCTGAAGGAATGGCTCAAGGACTTTGACGGCATCCGAATAGCGTCCCGCTTCTACTTGAGCCACCGCGAGATCATACTTTGTATCTGTGCTTTCCGGGTGCAGCGCCATGAGTTGTTCAAATACCGGAACCGCCTTTTCCGGTTGCTTTGTTTGGACCAGGCAATAACCGTAGGCCTCAAGCGACCCGGGGTGATCTTTCATCGCGTCTGTGCTGGCAAGAAAATGCTGGTTTGCGATATCGCAATCGCCTTGCTTTGTTTCCAGCACGGCCAGCATTTCATGCGCGGTTTCATCTCTCGGATCTGCGCTCAAAATCTCCTTGAGAACGGGGATGGCGCGCTTGTCCTGTGTCTGATACAGAATCTCGGCTTTGCCCTTTAGAGCTGCTGGATACGTGGGAGAAAAGCTAAGCGCCCTGTCAAAGGCTGTTAGCGCCGCTGGACGCTGGCCCTGGATGGAAAGGACGATGCCCTCCACCGTCCACAACCGGTAATTCCTGGGATCTTCATGCAAGGCCGATCGGGTAGCATCCAGGGCCGCACTATATTGCTGTGCGCGAATTAAAGATTCGATTGACGCAACGGATGACTGACTCTGTTGCCCTCGGGCAACAAAAGACATAGATACTACGAAGACCACGATCCATCTGCCATGAAGCATAGGAGGAAACGATTCCTCACAGTGTAAATCGCCTTCACGGGCGCGGAGGTCGCTTACCAGAAATAAGCAGCAACCACATGCGGAGGACCAGGAATGGAATCGATCACGTTGGTTTGTACGACGAGTTGGAAGTCTTTCTTGTCCCAATCCGCAGGCGCTGTTCGAAGAGCTTCCTCAAGATACTGCGGGTTGGAGACCACCTCTCCTGCCGCCTGAGTGCCCGGCGAGCCAATTCCACCCGCAGAAACCAGGAACTGGCCTGTCTTCGAATCGAGAAGCCTGGAAACAACGCCATAGTCGGCCGTATATTCGCCGCGCGAGTTGAATTGTGAGGTCCACACCCGTCCGGAAGGAATCTGCTCCCGGATACCTGCGTCAAATTGCAGCGCGAAGTGGAGGTTCGATGTCATCTGCATCGTCCACTTATTGTTGAACGCACCGAGAACTACCGCCGGTGCCTTAATCAGGTCTTCAAAGGAATAGCTCTTACCAATCCTGACCTGGCTTGGCTTGCCCATGCGCACAAGAAGATTCGATATTTGTACCGCGGCATATGCATCTCCGCTGGCCACGCCGTACCCCGGATAGACCATCATGTCTCCCCAGGTCAGCTTTGCATTTGGATTCAGAGGTAAAACCTCGTTGTCTCGTTCGGATTCACTCTCAAATGTGCCCGGGTGGGATCTGGCATAGCGCTCATAAATTTCTACCGACGGCCGATACACTACCGGCTTTGCCAGGCAAATGATCACCGGTTGCGAAGTCTTGAATACGGGAGCCCAGAACAGCTCCAAAAGAGACTGCGGCGGCTTATGATGCCGAAGACCTGGACTGAACACGGCAATCCCTAAAACGATGCCCACCAGACAGACTGCTGCTATAAGCAGCCAGAACCACCTCCGGCGGCCTGCAGAATCTTGCGCCACAGCATGCGAGTTGGTCTCGATGGCCTGTTCGGCATGCGATTCCTTCGGGAGTGCATGTGTATTCCAGTGAAACTCCGGATGATAGGAGCCGATTGGAATCTCGATACGA
This genomic window contains:
- a CDS encoding tetratricopeptide repeat protein: MLHGRWIVVFVVSMSFVARGQQSQSSVASIESLIRAQQYSAALDATRSALHEDPRNYRLWTVEGIVLSIQGQRPAALTAFDRALSFSPTYPAALKGKAEILYQTQDKRAIPVLKEILSADPRDETAHEMLAVLETKQGDCDIANQHFLASTDAMKDHPGSLEAYGYCLVQTKQPEKAVPVFEQLMALHPESTDTKYDLAVAQVEAGRYSDAVKVLEPFLQADSPDSDLLSLASEAYEGLGNTPKAVELLRQAIVLSPTAASYYVSFATLCLDHESFQVGIDMLDAGLKRISDDPSLYIARGLLYAQLAQYDQAEADFRKAEQLDSAQSLSAYGIDLAEIAKNNLDQALLEVRSQLKAHPESPQLHFMLAKLLFEQRTATDNVVSDEAIKAAEEALKLKPDMVGARDLLADIYIRSGQYNLAIEQSRASLRYFPSDQSAMYHLIIALRHSGPEGQREVQQWVKQLSDLKQTSRQKEMEQKHFKLVEVDSPPAK